The segment CCAAGATCCTTCAGCAGAGCCACATCTTTGCTCCTGACTGGCCTGATGTGAATTTTCTCCTCACCCACAGTGATGACTCCTTGCTGAAGCAGATAAAATTCCACCTCTGAGTTATTCCATAGATATTTGCTACCCATGGAGATGGCAAAGATTTATTCAGTGGATGGTTCACATACATTTTGTGCACGAAGCTGCTAACCCCCAAAGGCTGTTCCAGCTCATACTCACCAGCTGCCCTTCACAAAAAGTGACTCTGCTTCTGGccccaggaggctgcagggactTTCCACCTGCAAAGCAGTTCCCTGGGAATCTCTTCagtaaaataaaggaagagtTCACCACCTGGCTGCTcacaaaggaggaggaaaggagggtGTGGTCCTCCAGGAATTCAAAGGCATAGAGCTGGCCCCAGGCCTGGATGGAGCAGTGCTGGACTGGACAGGGCTCCAACCCAAAATGTTCTTCTTTACAAGGGCAAGTTGGCTCAGCCACAACAAACTCAGGTACTGAAAGGAATGAAACAAGACCAGAACAAGGGGAGGAGATATGAGAAAGGATGATACACAAAAACCCAATGTAAGGTCAATTTCCCCAGGAAAAATACCCTACAAATGACAGCTGTGGCCTCTTGGGGTCATGGTACCAACAGCCAGAGAAGTTCTATGTTTTTGTATATTCCAAAGTGAGGATAATCTGCCTGGGAACACACAATAGAAACTGGCACTGAATTTACTGGAGCTTTTGCTCTCTCAAGTAGGAGAACAGTTCATCTAAAAAGGCAGAGACAGTTTTGTTCCTGCAGATTTTAATAATTACTGAGTGGGAATTATCACAGCACAAAGACACTGGGATGAGCATTAGGTGAACTCACAAGGAGACAACACCCTTCCTTCAGGGAATTGAGACTTCAAAACATATCTTTATTCTGAACTATCATCAATCCAGACCTAGAATTCAAATCTCtttgtgcatttatttaaaaactaaaactaaaaattattaaCAAGTATATAAAGTTACCCTTAGTCAAAAGCTTTTGTCAGAAGATCTTGTAGAAATACAGAGAATGGGGATTTGCAGCAGAAATGTGCAAAGAGGTTGAACACATCTCCTTCAGCAGAGTTTAAACTCTGACACatctctccatcctctctcccaCTGGAACCCAGACTGTCTCACTTGCACTGGGACTCAGAAACACCAAATGCTGGTCAGGTCAGGGGCTGTTAATTAGCAGTGTCAAGCACACAGGATGAGAAACCAGCTGCCAGATGTGTTCTAACCCGGGGAAGGACCGAGCCCTGCATACCATCAGCCACTGAGCTGCTTCCAAAGTAAGACAAAACATCTTCTGCATCCAAAGCGCCGAGGAATTTCtgcaagaagaagaagaggaagagcttcgcatttttttcaggaaaaacaaCTGGACACAAGACTATGCCTTCCCTGGACCCAACCTGAAAGGAACACCAGCAAACAGCTCAGCAAGTCCCAGTGCCAAGTCCTCCGTGCTAAGCACGGGCTGCGCAAGAGGAAACAGCTTTATCTTTGTTATAAACGAGAAACAAAGTCTCgatatttagcaaaatttaaATTGGTTTcttttatatagacagagcaagcagcgctggggaaaacgtgagggtcactgcccactccacGCTTCCACCCAACCTgagctccctttttatagtctggttttccttgtaatcaataattgttattgttttgttgtagtaattctgcaaggtaagcagtggtggtcaaagaaacttccaaacttccgtgggacagctcttgggacaattggtcatggaaccatctggtcttgggagataaaaaacagaagtgggaagtctgatctttagcagatagtttgtgattgatcacacaaaggcaggaaatctgattctgcaaaaaaacttTTTAGACTATggaaaacccctttttttttcttttacaaactggtatacAATATTCAACAtacaatattcataacaggggggTTTAAACAGAATgggtttaatcatatatttcccttcATCTAGGTCCAcgttcttttcttattttaagtattctggtttatacaaactccaaaacttctatgaCTAACACGAatcatttatcaattatcacatcTTCGTGATTACGGACGGAGTTTGGCTTAGAACCGTGTCGTCTCTTCTTGCTGTTCtttatatctatataaatatataaattttgtgtttatttttgtgcGAAGGGCCGCTCTGGAGTCGGACTCACCTCggggagccagcacagccccagcggGAGCACGGCGAGCGCCCGCAGCGCCCAGCTGACGGTCATGCCGCAGGACCCGcgctctcccagcccagcagaaagAGTTTTCGGCCCCAGGCATCACGTGGAGcggaagggaagagaagaaaaaacagcagcaggctgTGAGCAAACAGGCTGTGAGCAAACACGCCGTGTGTGagcgggggcgcggggggccGCGGCCGCACCGGCCGTTCTTGCGCAATGTCCGCGGCTTCTGCAGAGCGTGTGCCAGCCCCGGCGGGGCAGGGGGCGGCCCGGGGGCCGTGTGGCCCTGGGGACAACGccgtgtgtgtgtggggagggTCACCCCGCGACCCCCGGAACCATGGAACTGCCCCCCCTCAGGCCCGGAACACAAGTGCGGGCCGGCGTTCCCCGCCGGGGCGGTGCGGCGCTGTGCCGGTCCCCCTGCGGCGGCGCTGGGGTGGGACTCGCTGCGCCCGGTCCCGGTGCTGATCCCGGTGCTGATCCCCGTCCCGGTCGCACCCCGCTGGTCCCCGCATGGCCAAGGAAAGTCCCGCAGAGCCGCAGGCGGCGGGGCAGAGCGGGAAGAgcaagaagagaaggaagaagaggaaggcCCCCGGGCAAGCGGCGGCCGCATCCAAAGGCCCCGGCATGGCGGCTGTGAGGCCCCCCCGCGACCCCCAGGAGTTCTCCTCCAACTGGAAGGCGCTGCAGGAGGTGAGGGCGGCGGCTGAGAGCCccgggcagcggggacagggaggcGGcgggcagtgctggcagtgcctgggtgCGCTGGAGTTCACTcggaggcagggcagggacacttccactgtccctggctgctccaagccccggccttgggcacttccagggatccaggggcagccacagcttctctggacaccctgtgccagggcctcagcatcctcacagggaagaatttcttcccaacatcccatATAACGCTGCTCTCTGGCAGTTTGAAGTCAttcctttgtcctgtcactcctcTCACCGTTTCTTGAAGGCTCCTTTTAGGTACTGAAAGAACACAATTAGTTCACTCTGAAACCTTCTCTTTTTCAGGCttctttttagctttttttttttttaaatcttattttagCTGCTGAAACAAAAGGCAAATAACTCCAAGAAACCTATCTCTACGAGTCAAACAGACACCAAAAAGAAGCAGCCAATCAAAGCAGCCAAAAGCCCACAAGTCCCAGCAGtcaatgggaatgggaatctGGTAAAGGCCAAATCCACAAATAAAATGGACAATGGTTCTGCTAAAGCCAGTCTTCCTTTGGCCGAGCCAGTATCCAAGGGGGTTGCAGCAAATAAGAACTTAAATGGCACCAAGAGCAACGGGAAaggctgcaaagaaaaaaagaaaaatggcattGTTGTGAAGGAGAAGGATGAGCTGAAACATAAGAGGATGAAAACTGAGGAGCATGTGGAGCAGCAGCCCAAAGAGTGAGTATTtcaggcagcagccctggatgtgaatatttttttttgagaggagCACAGAGTTCAAAACAGCTGCACTTTTCCAGACtgaattctgaaagaaataacaCACATTTTGCTCCTACTCCTCAGAAACAGCAGGAAGCCTGCAGAGGTACCATTAATACTTAATTTTCACAGGCTTTATCCCTTGGTTTAAAAAGTAACTATACTTTTTGTACAACAGCCACCAGATTGCTTTGAGACTGTGAAATGTAATTAAATCTGTTCTTCCCAGGGCTGACATCTGGTTTGATGATGTTGATCCAAAAGATATTGAAGCAGCAATAGGGCCTGAAGCAGCAAAAATTGCCAGAAGGAAGCTGGGGCTTGATACAGAGCAATCCCAGTCTGTGGAGCAGGTGCTGGTTAAGGAGAAGGCCTTTGATGGGTGAGTGACATTGCAGGGCAAGGATGGCATCAGAGGTGTCAGACTGCACGGTGAGCTGCCCTctccctgcttctgctgcaggcTTTGCCTGTTCAGATCAAAGTGTGCACCTTGTCAGCCCAGCTGgcctgcagagctgtccccaaGCTGTCCCTTTGCCTTGCAGGCTGACCCGAGCCGTGGCCATGGACTGTGAGATGGTGGGGGTGGGCCCCAAGGGCGAGGACAGCATCGTGGCTCGGGTCTCCATCGTCAACCAGTTTGGCAAGTGTGTTTATGACAAGTATGTCAAGCCCACAGAGGAGGTGACAGACTACAGGACAGCTGTCAGTGGCATACGGCCTCAGAATATAAACACAGGTACCAGGGGTTCCCCCCAAAAGGTTTCTGAAAGAGAATTCAGTGGGTTGTCACAGAAGCCTCATTGGCTGAGCTTGGATCAGTTTGAGACCTAAAATGCTGAGATTTAAGTTCAACTTAATGCTAAGAAAAAAGCACTTCTTCCCACAATTTATGCAGTGATCATTAACACTTTTGAAGGAATTAACTGGTGGAAtatggttttttaaaaaatcatttccTTTTCATGCTGTGCTCTGTAAGGAATTCTCTATGTTCTAGCAAGCAGGGGTTCAGTGTAGTTTACAATAACTACAGTCCCAAGATACAGTTACTTCCCAGAAAAGAAGCCCTGTTTGCTCATGGAAAGTGTTTCCTTGTGTGGCATTTTTAGGTGAAGACTTTAAAACGGTTCAGAAGGAGGTAGCTGAGATCCTGAAGGGAAGGATTTTAGTTGGCCACGCCTTACGGAATGATCTACAGGTACATTGAAAATTAAGCTTTTAATACATCATTCTGATGATGTATTAAACATCAACTGATCAAGGGGACACACTGAACTCCTGGAAACTGATTCCAGCCTTGTCTGTATGAGCTGGGTCCTGTTCTGTTCTGGATTTAAAGTGTCTCTCTCAGTGGATGGGAGGGAACAACAAGCAGCTGCACATTCAGCTCTGTAAAGTTTCTTGCAATAACACATTTTAGactgaaaatgtgatttcttcTAGGTCCTACTTCTTGATCATCCTCAGAAGAAGatcagggacacacagagatACAAACCTTTCAAAGAGAGAGTTAAAGTAAGAGACTGCTGGGAAGGTGCTCAGTCAACAgactccagagctgtgcctcaCTCCTGTGCTTGCTTTTACCTGACCCTGTGCCTTCTTTGCTACCTATGTACAAACAAATCTCCTAATTCATTAATCATTCCTGATGTTTCACCAGCAGAGGCTAAGATGTGTTATTCTTTGAGGAACACATTTTTATATAGACACCCATCTCTGTTATTTCAAGTCCTGTGAGACAGcatggtttgtggttttttctgtCTCCAGAGTTCCCGTCCATCCCTGAAGCTGCTCTGTGAGAGGCTGCTCAATATCCAGGTGCAGACAGCAGAGCACTGCTCGGTAGGTACCTCCTCAGAACATCCAGCTCTGGCTTCTGCATTCAGTCTAAAACACTGCTCCTTCATCCCAGTGAAACTCAGCAAGCTCTGCTTGGACAGCACCAAGAGATTGGCATCTAAGCTTGCTCACCATTTCCTCACTTCATAAACTACTTTTGCACAAGTGTACTCTGAAttcttgttattttaaaattcccaGGGGAAAAAGGAACAAGATCTGCTTATGCTTAAAACAGcattctgcactgctgcactgtggCAGGAGGTGGGAGAGGCTATACCTGAACCTCAGCAGATCCTTCATTTCAGTGGGCTGAAATCCATGAAGATGGAAAAGAGGAATGAACTGGGGaagcaaagctgggaggagagctTATAGATACTGTATCAAGAGAATTTTGTCATTATGATTTTCCAAGTAACAATCAGAAATGCAGAGCCTTGGGGTGAGCCCTGGACTCCAAATACACCATTTATCCCTTTCACTAGGCACAGAGCCTAAATGTAAAAAGAGATCATGAAATGTTAATTGGAAGGATGTATTAAAATGATGGAATATTTAGCTGCTTATTATCTCACATCCTTGTCTTCTCTGTTCTCTTTCAGATCCAGGATGCACAAGCAGCTATGAGACTTTACAccttggagaaaaagaaatgggaagCTGCTCTCAGGAACAAAgccagcaacaacaaaaaaagtaaaacttaAAAACACTGGGTAGAATCTTTCATGTGCAGCATTTGCTGGTTTGATGTCACATTCCAAATTCAGAGCTAAGTCAGAActgacagcagctccttcatAAAATCAATCCAAAGGCAATGCTACAATAACCTGGAAGTACAGGAATGCTGCTGCCACCTGTGGATGGTCCCTGTGCCTGATGCCTGCTACTGTGTTCAAACAACCTTTGTAACAAATGCCTGCCGTTGGGAAGAACTTCATCAGTTAAATTTCTTCAGCAGAAATAGACACTGAATgagttaaaaaattaaattatgataGATGAAGGAAGAAATTGTCATTGCTTTGTCAAAACTCCAAGGATCTCTTTATTTTAAGTACATTGAGGTTCACAAAGTGAGATCTACTACAAGGTGACTTCTTAAATATTACTGTTAGTTTCACCAGTTGTGGTACCTAAACCACCAATAAATACCTGTTTATATATTATCAACAgcccagtatttttttttctggtgagaAGAATCTTCTAATGGAGGATCCAGGCTTTTGTATCCAGCAGTGGCCAAGTCTTGTTCTTAGACAAAGCGTTTTTCCTTCCTCACTTTCAAAAGTGTTGCAGCCACCAGGGTCTGAATCTCCTGGAGAATATGAGAATATGGAGAATATGAGAATTGTCAAACAGAAGATTACCTTGTTGctccatttatttttgtattcatttattaataaaaacaatgtGTCTAACATAGCTCTTTGAAGTGGCTGCTGTTGTTACAACAGGAGAGAGAGCTTTCTTCCCttctgaaactttttttctgcactACCTTGTGGCTGCAGTGTTCATTGCAAGGGTGCAGGCAATGCCTGCAGGAGAACCTGGAGAACAGTTTGTAACTGTCTCTGAAAACAACTCTGTAAATACATAAATcagcaaaattaaaactaaccattttatttgttttatgaaCAAACTAATTACTGGTTTCTTGCCAGCAAGCCATTGCAAAAGAAATATTAGTGTAACACATTAAATAGCTCTGATAACTTGGCtggtttctccttttttccagtgTGACTGCTTGGTGAAATTTAATGTAAGTTAAATCTTCCCACAAACTGTCAaagtttttgttggttttttgtttatttgttaaTGATGCCATttccaaaccaaaaataaattgGATGTAATGTACTCATGGCCTTATTTCTGTAAGCTTTAGCCTGGTTTAACATGAGGACTGTAGAAAACTAAATGTAATGTTGCAAGAGACaaggacatttttttaaaattgcagcattaacaacaagaaaaacaactttcaaCCACTAGTTAGAACTATCCTTACAAACTCACTCTTCACTCCACATGCAGCTAATTCTCTAAATTTCTGCACTATGATCAAATCCCTCACCAGAAATAATATACTAATATACTTTATCATCACAGAGGCTTCTCCATACCGTGCTAAATGGAAACTGGAGTTTTATTTCAGACAgcagcttttctattttctggGACCTCATATCCAGCATAACCTCATCTGCAAGGAACAAGAAAATTTATGGTTATAGCACAACTGCCAGTGGAACAGGAGCTAAATGAGCACGGGGAGAGGACAGAACTACACAAAGAGGAGGCAAGATACCATCAGAGTGGTATTTGGAACAAGTGGAGTGAATTCTCAGGAGGATGAATTGGAACTTTCTCAGACACAAAGTAATTCTTTTGTGACAGCAGCTAACACttccctgagagctgctgttgAGGTTTTActgattttggggttgggagagaggaggagactcaacaggtgccagcagcagccatcTCACCATACTGAACCATCTCATTCatcagcaggcacagagcttcTGCCACCCCTGGCTCATCGAAGTGAAGGTGATACTCATCTCTGATCAGCTCTATTCCACTGCCTTTTGAGTCCAGCAGAATtgccagagctgcagtttcTGCAAGGAAGACAAACACTGCTGAGCTCATTGGAGCTGCAAACTGCAGGATCTGCTTCCCATCCCCTCACCAGCTGGCACATGTCACATTTTCAGGAATTTGTGCCCATTATTTTCAGTCTTCATAAAAAATGTTCTGAAGCATATTTAGGAACAAGTGGAAGACCAGATATACAGCTGGCACTGTCATGCAGAGCAGAAGTGATTTTAATGATTGCTTTCATGTTGATGGAGCTGGTTGGTAATTAATGAAAGCAGAACTGCTGAGTGTTACCTGAGAGCCTCACAAGGCTGGCTAATGCCAGGCAGCCATTCTTCACCAGCACTGCCCTTTCTGGGTTCATCCTGAGTGCATCCAGCaaaagtgctgctgtgggctcaTAGTCACTGTCAGATAAGCaacctttaaagaaaataaacaaaacacataaaaaagcccaaaatttCAATAGCCTCCAGGCCAAAGGAATAAAGAGTTCTGAGTACTCTGCTGATAGGGAAGAGAAATGAGATTGCTGAGGGTGTTTTGCTCAGCTTTTCCCAGTGAAACAAAAGCacaagggcaggcaggaggtAAATGTGACAATATTCTTGTATGAGGAAGAAATAAGGCAGTAGTACTACAAGGATGGGTTTCTTAGTGCAAACAATAATGAAagattatttatcttttaacaTGAAATACTGTTCCAAATAAACCAAGGAAATTAGCTGCCCACATGATAATGGAGTGCCCATTAACAGTATCTGGTGATTTAATTGCTACAGCTCATCAAAAATGGCTTCATTAGGGAGTCACAGAACAAGTGCAGGGAAAAGCAACCAAGAGAGGAGGCAAGTTCCCAACTCTGCTGCCATCTGCAGAGCCTCCTCCAGCCAAGCAGCCTGGACTGCAGGATCACCACTGACACACTGACATCCCAGCCTGTTccacagccaggggacagggagaatGGGAACACACACCTTGGAGAGCCAGTgcccacagagctgagcaggcagaCTCTGCAACAACTCCATTCTGGAGGTGGTTCTGAAGCACTGcagaggtgacagggacagcacttTCCAGCACTGCTTGGTCTGCATTATTCTCTGAATTACcttaacagaaagaaaatgcaccAGGCAGAGTTATTTAATGAAGGCATGATATCATTGTATGTCAAATTATACCAGTAAAACCTTAATGGGTGTTGGCATTGGAATAATGCAACATTGTTTTAGTCTGGAGggcagcagaagaaaggaataaaaaaatgtgcAGAACCAAACCAAGTGCTGCAGGACtaataaataattctgtttattgTTGAAAGCTGAACTTCTGCAGGAACTAGTGTTCTTTGTCATTTAAATTATGCATAGGGATCACAGCAAGAAATCTCCAGAAATAACTACAGTTTTGACAGAATCcaggcagcaggatggagattcAGATGTCCCATAAATCCAAAGGGTAATTTGCTGCACAGAGGGAATAAAACATACCAAGTGCAACTGAGCACAATCTGTGCTTCCAGCCTTCCATGATGATCAGAACACCACACACCTCTACAAGGACATGTCACAGAAACAAATCAGTAAATACAAAAATCAGGTCACATCTTGGCCTGAACGGCTCCAATTTGACACCTTATCACATAATACtctgcattcatttttatttttatctaattTAACTCTGGATCACAATGTGACTGTAGCAGTGCTGTGGAAACAACTCTctagaatcacaaaatcagattggtttgggttggaagaaatcttaaagatcatctcattccaactcTCTGGAATAAGAATGGGAGAATATCCAATCCCAGCGACAGGAATGTCTGAACTCAATTAGGCTCAATACCTGCTGCCCTTCAGTCACATGAGGGCAGGCACAATACTCGCAGTGTTCCACTTACCACTCACAGCCAAGCTCCAGAGAACGGCACAGCAAGAGAAGCAGATCTTGTCATTATGAAGAAAACGTCTTAAAATTGACAGAAGGTCTGGAATGATCCCAACTTTCCTTAGGTTCTCTGCAGCTACTTCTGAAAACCAGAGAAATTCGATAGAATCTGGTATTTTGTCCCACTCACTGGCCTTGAAACTGGCAGCACTAACGTGTTTAAACTGAGATAACAGACCGGTAATTTGAGCCCATCAGCTGGACAAAAGGAAGCAAGAGAACAGACCGAATTCTTTAACAAGATGTACTTAACTCAGCTGATCCTTTCAAATGGATGCCTGGCCatcctttttcctcccagaCTTGGAATTCACCGAGCAGGAAAGGAACTGAGAGGGTGTAAATGACAATTTTTCACCTGATTCCATTTTAACGATTCAAGCTAAGCTTCAGAATTAGGAAACACTGGATAAAAATAGTTTGGTCTTAGACATGACTGTGTAATAATTTTTTGAAGATTTCCCCCTTGCTGCTAAATCCTGCTATAACCATTTCTAAAAACAGTCTTTGATGACTGTTGAACTGACACtgaaaacaactaaaaataCTATAAATATTTAGCAGTTATAagttcagaagaaaagaaaacaaagtagaGAAGTTAGGGAGAATAGTTCAATTCATCATGGCACAGTCCAAAATAGAATTCAGGTTCTATGCCCTGATTTTCTCAAGCACTACTATTTGCAGAGTTTGTACTTTTTTCCAAGCTAAAAGGAAATACAGAACTGTCTCTATTGGAGTGGTTCTGTAAATGCCTGAAGCCTCAGCATTGTATCTTAAACTTTCAGGGGTGTTATCAATATCTGGTCAATCTTACCactattaaattaataattaccCACAGACCTCCACACCTCTCAGTGAAGTCACAGTCACAAGTTCTGCACTGTATATTGGATTTGatagaaaaagtaaaaataaattaatattccCCAAAGAGTGAGAAAGGTGACCCACCACTGGCTGAAACCATCATCAATAATGTGCAGAACATTGAAAGGAACTCttcattttcagaatattttctcaCTGTGTGTAGCAGGCAGCTGGCCACATTCTCATCCAGAGCCATCATCATCCCCTGTTCCAGAGCTGTCACCACAAACATTGGAATTGAACAAAGATTTCAGTGGTTTTGAATGAAATCTGAAAACCCCCCACCCTGCAATCAGCATAGCAAAACATTCAATTAACAGCATTTCTTCacataaaataagcaaaattactttgaacttccattttctgaaactcaattcttaatatttttaagcttGCATCATCAGGTAGTTTTGGGGTAAATTGCCATGAAAGTGACAGCAAAAGACCCAAAACCacttttattgtttaaaatttaaacagcAACACTCTACATAACATGAAAACAAACTTGATTGGACAAGATCAGCAcctacatttaaaattaattattaacaCAGAATTCCTGCATGCCAGTCCTGAAGGAAGGGCATAAGAATTCAGAAAGCTGCTTAACTTCCTTTACTTCTTTAAATTCATCCCCTAAAATTGTTACTGGAGCAGATAATGGGTCCAGTAATCTTTATGAGacccagcaggaggaggaaatctTAAAATTGTACCTTGACTGAGAATTTCAAGCAATAAAATGCAGCCCTCTACTTGTAAATCCAGAGAATCTATGTGAGTCTTCATGGCAAGAGTGATCACCTCTGTGCATGTTAGCAGATAGGGGAATGCTGTGGGGGAAAGAAATTTTTTGAGAAAAGGTTCTTGAATCAAAGAGAACAAACCAGAGTGAATTGTTTTAATCTGTGTGGGAAATTTCTCCTATCAATTAAAACTAAGAATAACCCTGAGTTTTAACATCACAAGCCAATGCCAACATTATAATGCTGTCAAAGGACAGAGCATTTTATAGCTGGGAGAAAATACACAGCTTTCACCCTCACAGCTTTACCAGACACACAGGAATTAGACATTAGTAGCTTCCTTTTGCTCTGCAAACCTTGCAGCCTCAGGAATTACCCCCAGGTCATCCCAGGACTTGTGGAAATCCACTTCCTCAAATGCCAGTTTGTTGCCAATTGaaatatcaaatatattttttccccagtgccCATTTTTCTCATTCACTAGAACCCCTCTGCTGGTTAACAAAAGCATGTACAGAACAAGTACAAACACAATCCCACCAGCTACTGCagaaatttctttctcatttatggacatcagaaatgttttcctcttcctATTGTCTCAAAATGTAAGGAAGgagcagaataaataaataaagagatCAAATAGTGCCTTACCACTTCTATCCTTTAAAAAGCTGGAAAGGTGCTGAATGCCTTTAGCCTGGACTTGTTCAATATCCCAGGAAGCCTGCATGAATTCTGAGAAACCAAGGAAATTCTTCCAACCATTCCACACAAACACTTACACAAAGCACCCAAATTGTCTCTGCTTTATGCAAGACGTGaattcaaataaatgaaaataattaaatttggGATTGTTGAAGAGAAAACCTTCTCTCCCCTCCATCTCATTAaacatttcaatatttcaaaGTGTTATGATTCACAATGTATTtgacattatatatatatatttttttttggcGGGGGGACATGTTGGAATATTAAATTAGAGGGATAGGAGCTTTAAATGCATTATTCCAATAGACTTTTCAGGTTAAAATAACATCTCCCTTActtagaaggaaaataatggaGCAGATCCTTTGTGGCATAAATTAGGAAATGTGTTacaatgcaaacaaaataaGTGAAGCTCCCAAATTTTCTGAGGAATGACCTCTGACCCTGTTTAAATTTTGCAGTAGGAATTGCTGAGAATCTTAGGAATTTAGAGAAAAAGCTGCATAGTGATCTTTGCTCCAAAGAGTATCCCATTTTATTTCAGGTAAAATGAGTGTCCAAGAATTTATTTCCATGTAGAATATATCCTGACTATGAAAATCACCTTTCCATTAATCTCATTCTCCTTATTACCTAGAACATTTCCAACTCCTCCCTGAAGGAGCAAATCTGTTACTGTGGGAGACAGAgatttcttcagttttattgAGGTGTCACCAGCAAAAGTCAGGCATTTCCCAATAAATGGAAGAGTGATCATATCCCTAGAATTTTGAGAGACAAAAGCAGCACCAGTGAGTTAGAACTggtatgaaaagaaaaaaaaaaaatctacaggcattgttttattttgatataAAAGATCCAATATTACTTCTAGACCTGATTATTTT is part of the Oenanthe melanoleuca isolate GR-GAL-2019-014 chromosome 17, OMel1.0, whole genome shotgun sequence genome and harbors:
- the STKLD1 gene encoding serine/threonine kinase-like domain-containing protein STKLD1 isoform X4 — protein: MLTAQLRTHQGALKKYAIKQVECIDQHQANVALREARDLLKLHHSNICTYKEFFVIWNNKVSSLFLCLVMQHSGQGDLSALIKEKRQKSEKIAHTVVQKFLGQMVDALFYIHKQNIWHRNLKPSNILVTGETSFMLSDFSTETLMKDELKWKIRVEEESKSWMAPETFEFSFTEKSDIWSLGCVLLDMMSCFVLNAEEITSLLQEIRGDSSCLVGVLTLMQDGGSSYLPFFPILLMMLQIEPSMRPTARDMITLPFIGKCLTFAGDTSIKLKKSLSPTVTDLLLQGGVGNVLEFMQASWDIEQVQAKGIQHLSSFLKDRSAFPYLLTCTEVITLAMKTHIDSLDLQVEGCILLLEILSQALEQGMMMALDENVASCLLHTVRKYSENEEFLSMFCTLLMMVSASEVAAENLRKVGIIPDLLSILRRFLHNDKICFSCCAVLWSLAVSGNSENNADQAVLESAVPVTSAVLQNHLQNGVVAESACSALWALALQGCLSDSDYEPTAALLLDALRMNPERAVLVKNGCLALASLVRLSETAALAILLDSKGSGIELIRDEYHLHFDEPGVAEALCLLMNEMVQYDEVMLDMRSQKIEKLLSEIKLQFPFSTEIQTLVAATLLKVRKEKRFV
- the STKLD1 gene encoding serine/threonine kinase-like domain-containing protein STKLD1 isoform X5, with product MEKYEVLEQLQPGALGTMLTAQLRTHQGALKKYAIKQVECIDQHQANVALREARDLLKLHHSNICTYKEFFVIWNNKVSSLFLCLVMQHSGQGDLSALIKEKRQKSEKIAHTVVQKFLGQMVDALFYIHKQNIWHRNLKPSNILVTGETSFMLSDFSTETLMKDELKWKIRVEEESKSWMAPETFEFSFTEKSDIWSLGCVLLDMMSCFVLNAEEITSLLQEIRGDSSCLVGVLTLMQDGGSSYLPFFPILLMMLQIEPSMRPTARDMITLPFIGKCLTFAGDTSIKLKKSLSPTVTDLLLQGGVGNVLEFMQASWDIEQVQAKGIQHLSSFLKDRSAFPYLLTCTEVITLAMKTHIDSLDLQVEGCILLLEILSQALEQGMMMALDENVASCLLHTVRKYSENEEFLSMFCTLLMMVSASEVAAENLRKVGIIPDLLSILRRFLHNDKICFSCCAVLWSLAVSGNSENNADQAVLESAVPVTSAVLQNHLQNGVVAESACSALWALALQGCLSDSDYEPTAALLLDALRMNPERAVLVKNGCLALASLVRLSETAALAILLDSKGSGIELIRDEYHLHFDEPGVAEALCLLMNEMVQYDEVMLDMRSQKIEKLLSEIKLQFPFSTEIQTLVAATLLKVRKEKRFV
- the STKLD1 gene encoding serine/threonine kinase-like domain-containing protein STKLD1 isoform X2 yields the protein MEKYEVLEQLQPGALGTMLTAQLRTHQGALKKYAIKQARDLLKLHHSNICTYKEFFVIWNNKVSSLFLCLVMQHSGQGDLSALIKEKRQKSEKIAHTVVQKFLGQMVDALFYIHKQNIWHRNLKPSNILVTGETSFMLSDFSTETLMKDELKWKIRVEEESKSWMAPETFEFSFTEKSDIWSLGCVLLDMMSCFVLNAEEITSLLQEIRGDSSCLVGVLTLMQDGGSSYLPFFPILLMMLQIEPSMRPTARDMITLPFIGKCLTFAGDTSIKLKKSLSPTVTDLLLQGGVGNVLEFMQASWDIEQVQAKGIQHLSSFLKDRSAFPYLLTCTEVITLAMKTHIDSLDLQVEGCILLLEILSQALEQGMMMALDENVASCLLHTVRKYSENEEFLSMFCTLLMMVSASEVAAENLRKVGIIPDLLSILRRFLHNDKICFSCCAVLWSLAVSEVCGVLIIMEGWKHRLCSVALGNSENNADQAVLESAVPVTSAVLQNHLQNGVVAESACSALWALALQGCLSDSDYEPTAALLLDALRMNPERAVLVKNGCLALASLVRLSETAALAILLDSKGSGIELIRDEYHLHFDEPGVAEALCLLMNEMVQYDEVMLDMRSQKIEKLLSEIKLQFPFSTEIQTLVAATLLKVRKEKRFV